AATAATGTCCTTCTGTCCTTtccacagaaccatggaatggtttgggttggaaggaactttaGAGATCATGCAGctccaactccctgccaggagcagggacactttgCACCACCTCAGGGTTTTCTGACCCCATCCAGCCTTTTCTACAGCCAAAGGATGTACTCCTGTCCTGCCAcccttccttcccagcctgcagTGAAAACAGCAATGCCAGGGGTCTGGAGCTCATGTCAGCCCCCTCAGAGAGTTTCCAGGTGCAGAAGTAACAGTGCCTTTCATGTAGATCCTGCCATCCCAGACAGTGATGCATTCCTGAGGTAAAATCCCTGAATTGAAACACTCCCTGAACACCTCACTGAAACACTGCCAAGCCAGCACAACACCCATCTACCCAGAGGGCCCATTTCATTTATGAATGAAACATTTGGATTTTATGGTGCCCATGAgatccctcccagtcccacaaGCCCCACAGGGATAAGCAGCACCCACCCGTGGGTCTGGACgaaattctcttttcctgcgGATCTTCTTGAAGATTTCAGTCAGCTCATCCTTGGCCTCCTCCCCGCCCTCCTCCGAgctgggccctgcagctgcctcagcagaggaggcagcaccTTCAGCTGGGGCTTCTGCAGGGGCAGAACCTGGCAGAGGAGCATCCACAGAAGGGTCATCAGCGTGTTCTATCAACCACTCCATGGCCTGGGTCACGGACAtgctgcaaaacacaggagaacaGCACTGAGGATGTGCAGCCACGCTCCATGTGCACTCATTTATTCCCATGCTGGATGCACCTGCAGGTTAATTAGCACCTGAAAACTCATAAAGAAAGTTTTGAAGCAAATCTCAGAGCACCTCAGTTCTCTGAGTATCCACGATCATCTCTGAATCTGGGAAAAGAGAGGCTCCAAGTGCAGCTTGGACCTGCAACCCAGATTCTGAAAGGCATTTCTGAGGGGGTCACCTCAccctctgcagcacctgcacagtTTCCCAAAGAAGCACTGGCTGTTTGCAGCTGTGGACAGAACTGCCAACAAAGCACGTTCCAAATCTGCACTGGAGCCACATCTCAGGTGccaagggctctgctcctcagggacAGGGGAGCAGAACACCATGGGGTGACACCATCACTGGCTGTGCAGCGTCACTGCTCCAGCTAATGGAGCCTCAGAGCCCCCAAACACCTCTCCCCAAcaggcagaaaggaaagagcCAAGATAACAGTAGTGCAAGGAATGTGGAATTCCATTTGCCACACAAGAATTACTGCATATTCATGGAAGGGAAAAGCCTTTGCCTATTTGGCTTTTCTGTTACAACATGaaagctgcaggacagcaggggaGAAAGTCTTACTGAGATACTGGAAAAGTGTGATTGGAATATGTTGTGGACTCTATCACCAAAATTTTTCAAGAATTGCCTAACAAACCCCTCTTAGGAGTGAGGCAGTACAGCTGCCTGTTCTTGGGGCATGAGAAGAACTACATAACCTCCTACTTAACTGCAGTTGCTCCCTGGACTTCACAatattctgggaattttttaaaGATCAGCACAAAGTATATTTGTACAGCTGAAAGGCCAGTGTGGATGGGCTAAGTCTGCCCTTTCCTCTGTAAAATCTGACTttgaaagctgaagaaaatgtgaGTTTGATACTTGGAAacagtgccagcctggcagccctgtgACCCCCAGCCCTTGCAGAGCACATCCAGCCCTGATCcccctcccctgtgccacctgcgCTGTGCCTGAGGCAGCACTTCTTGGAGTTCAGGCTTTCTCCAGCCCCCACTGAGGTGACCCATATAAGGAGACCAAAAAGATGCAAATGTGTGTTGAAGCAGATCTGTGTTGAagtgccaggcagtgctggccaCTCACTGGTTCAGCCTGAGGGCTttgacagctctgctctccgGGAAGCCCATCTCGGTGAGCTGGCGCAGCGCGATCTCGTCCACCCtgtcctcctcatcctcatccagcatggctgcacacacacaaacaaaacagagctCACATTCATTCCAGCCTCACATAAACCCCTGTGTCAATGGAAAGGCATGTGTTAAGTTCAAGCCCCATTCTCTCTCCCATCCCTTCTTTTGTTTCTGCCTCCACTTTGCCACCTCATCATGTAATTTGCTGCACTCAGCTCGCTCTGGCTCAGATTGATTCTTCCAGGACAAAGACTTTGTCCAGATGTGTTCAAGATCTCAGACAAAAGGCCACTAACTCTCACATGACCATGGGATTTCCATACAATTAAATATATGAAGATCTATTAAGCATTTTTCTAGAAATTAAGCTGGATGTGACCGTAGCAGATCTCAAGGATGGGCATTTCTGCCAACCTGATCCAAAGCCACCATCTCTCCTCATTTTATTACATCCTTGTGAATTTTCAACTATTCTTTACCATCCCtactaataattttaaatggaacTTCTCACCCATCCCAAAGTGACCTTTTATATCCATGCTTTTTATTCAAGGTGGAACTTTTGCCACAAAGttttcagcagctttgctgccaCATCAGTGTCTGAACTTTACTCTGAGCCCATTCCTATGCTCCAAAAACAAATTCCCAGCATTGAACCAACAACTCTAAAGATATGTGCATACCATTTGCCTTCTTAAATAGTTCAACTGCATCTGGGTTCAGTGCTAGCAGTTTCTGTGCAACTTCTATGAGAGACACTAAAATCTTCCGGAGCTCTGTCTGGAACTGCAAGAAAGGAAACTGTCAAAGCATTTAGACAGGAAGTTACCAGCTATCAGTGAATCTTAATGTATCTATTGTTAgtaacacagcagcagcctggccctCTGTACACTAAGTTGCTTTATTAAGgctttattttcattgtttagTCTCTCAGGAGGTCTGGGACCTTCCTGTGAAGTGTTACATGGAAGCAAAAGCTCCTGGGCAGAAAGGTCCTGTTTATTTCCACCACACCCCATGGGCAGTGGTCAAGGAAGGGAAATAAACCACAGGAAACCCCTGAATTAGTTAagactgaagaaataaaaccccataaCTTCACATTTTCCAAATCTTTTTCCAAGCACAAACAAAACGTTTTAAATCATAATTTAGGACGGTATTTTATCACCACGTGTCTAAACATTAAGCTATTTCATAGACATTACAGACATCTGAATTTCTCTtatagaaaaaaagagaactgcattaaaaattaataaataaacagaaagcaGCCTGTTAGGCTGTGGGTGAGTGAGTTGAGAGATGCAGTACTTACATCCCTCATGTTGTGGTGGGTCACGCTGCGGTCCACGCTTCGGGCGGGCAGGTTGGCAGTGGCTTTGAGGATGGCATCCTTGTCAGGagccttctgctcctgcttcctctgcagggaagggaacaggaaCAGGTTTCATAACCCAATAGGCACAGCACAGAGTTTCATATTCCTCCCCAAGAAACCAAGCAGGGCTCTGTCACTTGTAATGCCATGGATTAACAGCCCCAGTGTCATCCTGCAATtacagagctcagctgggccTGTTGGGCTGCCCCACTTTCAGTCCTTACACCTAAACATGCAGGGAAATTCCAGCACAAACAGGGACAGTGATGGATCCCAGAGAACTTGGAGGCCTCTGAGTTTATGTGATACATCAACGTGCACCAACACCATCCTGACCCTCAGGAACAActccaataaaacaaaataaaacagtcaATGGCAACATTCCAGCTCCAGAGGCCGGTTAGAGGGCGACAGAAGGCAACCTGACAGCAGGCCaacatatttctttgtgttttctaaCAAACTAAGGCACTTGCTGAACTGTATTTTAGTTATTAGATATTTGTTCAAAGATCAAATCTATAACATTTTCACAGAGTGtatctgtgtgttttattttaaggcAAATGTTCTCAGAATGACAgctaaaaatgcaaaatcagcTTCCTCTAAGTATGGAAGAAATAGGGAGCAGCATCTGCCTCTCCAAGAGAGTACATCACAGAAACCCTTCCCCACATCATCAATAAAGCAGTTAATCCAAAGTGTTCCAGACTCACTTTCTCCTCTGCAACCACATCTGACATCTTGGGGAGCAGCGTCGGCGCGCGCTTCTTGACCAGCAGCAAAACAtctgtgagagagagagagagagagaagggcaCTGCCACAGGTTAGAGAgtcagggagagcagctctgcaagaTACCCCTCAAATTTAACTGCTCCTGGGGATGAATTTTGTGTTAGTTCCATTTATTTAGCTTCCTAtgtcagagcagagagaaaatcttaaaaaaccgTTTGGAACGTGCCAGATGAAACCCAAGCTCCTCCTTCCAGACTGATAAAATTCAAACCCAGACAATCTCACCTCTGTCCTGAATGTTCTCCTCCAACACTGTTTTTGTGTCTGTCAGCACCTTCTCAGAAGTAGCATGGATCAGCTTGTGATGTGTCACAGTTTTGGGATCCTCCAAGCTCCCAGGAAGACACTGCAGGAGACAATAAACGCTGCAGatcagaaagagaaatgaggCTCCTCATGCATCTGGCACTCAGGATCCTCCACATACAAACTCTGCATCATTTCCTGCCTTCTCAAGAGCTTAAGCCAGAAGTCAGTgcacataaaacattttattaaagaaaatgaggTTTGATTTGTGCCTGTGTGGGTGGATTTGTGCTTTCTCAGGACATCTCTCTCACACTAAGCTCTGGAAGTGCTGGAGATTTGGAGCAAAGCAAGGATGCTCCAGGACCCACTGCCACGTTAATTCTGATCACTGAGGTCCCTCAGAAACTGGTTTCacaaagcaaaaatgcaaaTCTACCAAGAGCAGCAGTGTTTTACAGGAGGGAAGGCTGGAATGATGCATGTCCTCATTTGGAGTGTCCAAACAGGACAGACTCCCTGCCTCACCTCGTAATTATTAT
This window of the Camarhynchus parvulus chromosome 17, STF_HiC, whole genome shotgun sequence genome carries:
- the UBAC1 gene encoding ubiquitin-associated domain-containing protein 1 isoform X1, producing the protein MFVQEEKIFAGKVLRLHVCTMEGAEWLEEVPEDTTVEKLKERCLKHCLPGSLEDPKTVTHHKLIHATSEKVLTDTKTVLEENIQDRDVLLLVKKRAPTLLPKMSDVVAEEKRKQEQKAPDKDAILKATANLPARSVDRSVTHHNMRDFPFLQFQTELRKILVSLIEVAQKLLALNPDAVELFKKANAMLDEDEEDRVDEIALRQLTEMGFPESRAVKALRLNHMSVTQAMEWLIEHADDPSVDAPLPGSAPAEAPAEGAASSAEAAAGPSSEEGGEEAKDELTEIFKKIRRKREFRPDPRAVIALMEMGFDEKEVVDALRVNNNQQNAACEWLLGDRKPSPEDLDKGIDTNSPLFQAILENPVVQLGLTNPKTLLAFEDMLENPLNSTQWMNDPETGPVMLQISRIFQTLNRT
- the UBAC1 gene encoding ubiquitin-associated domain-containing protein 1 isoform X2; the encoded protein is MFVQEEKIFAGKVLRLHVCTMEGAEWLEEVPEDTTVEKLKERCLKHCLPGSLEDPKTVTHHKLIHATSEKVLTDTKTVLEENIQDRDVLLLVKKRAPTLLPKMSDVVAEEKRKQEQKAPDKDAILKATANLPARSVDRSVTHHNMRDFQTELRKILVSLIEVAQKLLALNPDAVELFKKANAMLDEDEEDRVDEIALRQLTEMGFPESRAVKALRLNHMSVTQAMEWLIEHADDPSVDAPLPGSAPAEAPAEGAASSAEAAAGPSSEEGGEEAKDELTEIFKKIRRKREFRPDPRAVIALMEMGFDEKEVVDALRVNNNQQNAACEWLLGDRKPSPEDLDKGIDTNSPLFQAILENPVVQLGLTNPKTLLAFEDMLENPLNSTQWMNDPETGPVMLQISRIFQTLNRT